A single window of Bradyrhizobium sp. SZCCHNS1050 DNA harbors:
- a CDS encoding response regulator transcription factor has protein sequence MTRFLIIDDHPLFREALGNAVRLAHPDAEIFEALSIADALTTLAMKPDIDLALLDLTLPDAMGFSGFQRLRAAYPRLPVAIVSSEEDQNVVREALSLGAAGYLPKSTSKRELTSAIERVLSGSISVPKDFVPVVERHGKGSSRALQARLEELTPQQLRVLDLIRRGYQNREIASELQLAESTVKAHITEILRKLRLFSRNKAVIEIGKIALNVPADRQGSRTASSRKHP, from the coding sequence ATGACGCGCTTTCTGATCATCGACGATCATCCGCTATTTCGCGAAGCTCTCGGCAATGCGGTGCGTCTGGCGCATCCCGACGCCGAGATCTTCGAGGCGCTGTCGATTGCCGATGCGCTCACCACCCTCGCAATGAAACCCGACATCGACCTGGCGCTGCTCGACCTGACGCTGCCCGATGCCATGGGCTTCTCGGGATTCCAGCGGCTTCGCGCCGCGTATCCGCGGCTTCCGGTCGCGATCGTCTCGAGTGAAGAGGACCAGAACGTCGTGCGCGAGGCGCTTTCGCTCGGCGCGGCCGGCTATCTGCCGAAGTCGACCTCGAAGCGTGAGCTGACGTCCGCGATCGAGCGCGTGCTCAGCGGCTCGATCTCGGTCCCGAAAGACTTCGTGCCCGTCGTCGAGCGCCACGGGAAGGGGTCATCTCGCGCGCTGCAGGCGCGTCTCGAGGAGCTGACGCCACAACAGCTTCGCGTCCTCGACCTGATCAGGCGTGGCTATCAGAACCGGGAAATCGCCAGCGAGCTTCAGCTTGCGGAGTCGACCGTCAAGGCGCACATCACCGAGATCCTGAGAAAACTCCGTCTGTTCAGCCGCAACAAGGCCGTCATCGAGATCGGCAAGATCGCGCTGAACGTGCCGGCCGACCGGCAGGGATCGCGCACCGCTTCGAGTCGAAAGCACCCGTAG
- a CDS encoding response regulator transcription factor produces the protein MARLLIVEDHPLFREALESAIRAALADAEMCEATSVDMAVGLLSSPPRFDLILLDLSTPGTTGLSGVIRIRKTAPRTPILVVSAHRDPDLVAHVLALGVSGYISKSTSKQQLADAIKAVLRGEVHVEGGSLCASARRGRLPAQDLLKRLHELTPQQLRVLDLIRRGLQNKQIAYELGICETTVKVHVSEILRKLRVMSRTKAIIEMEKIDFVNLIGEPRTPARANGAEALKTARTTTAREAPQA, from the coding sequence GTGGCTCGATTGCTCATCGTCGAGGACCATCCGCTGTTTCGGGAGGCGCTGGAGAGCGCGATCCGCGCCGCTCTGGCTGATGCCGAGATGTGCGAGGCGACGTCCGTCGACATGGCCGTCGGGCTTCTTTCATCTCCGCCGAGATTCGACCTGATCCTGCTCGACCTCTCGACACCCGGAACGACCGGACTCTCCGGCGTCATCCGCATCCGCAAGACCGCGCCGCGCACACCGATCCTGGTGGTTTCCGCGCATCGGGACCCGGACCTCGTCGCCCATGTTCTCGCGCTGGGTGTCTCCGGCTACATCTCGAAGTCGACTTCGAAGCAGCAACTTGCCGACGCGATCAAGGCCGTGCTGCGGGGCGAGGTCCATGTTGAAGGCGGCTCCCTCTGCGCCAGTGCGCGCCGTGGCCGACTTCCTGCTCAGGACCTCCTGAAGCGTCTTCACGAGCTGACGCCGCAGCAACTGCGCGTGCTCGACCTGATCCGCCGCGGACTGCAGAACAAGCAGATCGCCTATGAGCTCGGGATCTGCGAGACGACGGTGAAGGTCCACGTCTCGGAGATCCTGCGCAAGCTTCGCGTCATGAGCAGGACCAAGGCCATCATCGAGATGGAAAAGATCGACTTCGTGAACCTCATCGGCGAGCCGCGCACGCCGGCTCGGGCAAACGGCGCTGAGGCGCTCAAGACAGCAAGAACGACAACAGCGCGCGAAGCTCCGCAGGCCTGA
- a CDS encoding hybrid sensor histidine kinase/response regulator, with protein MTAAGSPEDLQREAAKLRKINAALMSRVERSMDQQFNAFSLFETAIALDQQVRERTRQLRDALRSIETANKDLFRAKQQAEAASSLKSSVLISVTHDLLQPLNAARLTLSTLADEVSSDRGTAMVGQVDHSLAMLEDLLRSLLEIAKLDAGALRPDVRPVLLSTLFEPLEREFAPIAAKRGLSLRICPCSIAVVSDAMMLRRILQNLLANSLRYTRRGGVVMGCRPGPGAGRVRIEVHDTGPGIPKPQQEAIFLEFQRGQPSAEDQAGFGLGLSIVRRFAKALDHEVGLASRVGHGSTFKLELDRADPAAVLPDPHPADHVDHDYGGLEGAKILLIENDLATAEAMVSLLEKWGCDVVATASLNDALQRLSALGAVPETIIADLHLDGDESGLAAIRDIRQFLGRDVAAMIVTADYSEDAAREASQYGLEILTKPVRPAELRALLSFLLS; from the coding sequence ATGACCGCCGCGGGGTCTCCGGAAGACCTGCAGCGCGAGGCGGCCAAGCTCAGGAAGATCAACGCCGCGCTGATGTCCCGGGTCGAACGCTCGATGGACCAGCAGTTCAATGCGTTCTCGCTGTTCGAAACGGCGATCGCGCTCGATCAGCAGGTGCGCGAGCGGACGCGCCAGCTGCGTGATGCGCTGCGTTCGATCGAAACCGCCAACAAGGACCTCTTTCGGGCCAAGCAGCAGGCTGAAGCGGCCAGCTCCCTGAAATCCTCGGTTCTCATCTCCGTTACGCATGATCTGCTTCAGCCGCTCAACGCCGCGCGGCTCACGCTCTCGACCTTGGCGGACGAAGTCTCGTCCGATCGCGGAACGGCCATGGTCGGCCAGGTCGACCATTCGCTGGCCATGCTCGAGGATCTACTGCGGTCCCTGCTGGAGATTGCCAAGCTCGATGCCGGAGCCCTGCGCCCCGATGTCAGGCCCGTTCTGCTCTCGACCCTGTTCGAGCCGCTCGAACGCGAATTCGCCCCGATCGCGGCCAAACGCGGGTTGTCCCTGCGCATTTGTCCGTGCTCGATCGCCGTGGTCTCGGATGCCATGATGTTGCGGCGCATCTTGCAGAACCTCCTCGCCAACTCTCTGCGCTACACGCGGCGAGGCGGCGTCGTCATGGGATGCCGGCCGGGGCCGGGAGCAGGCCGGGTTCGCATCGAGGTCCACGACACCGGCCCGGGTATTCCCAAACCGCAACAAGAAGCGATCTTTCTCGAATTCCAGCGCGGTCAGCCGAGCGCCGAGGATCAAGCCGGCTTCGGGCTGGGCCTGTCGATCGTCCGTCGCTTCGCCAAGGCATTGGACCATGAGGTCGGGCTGGCTTCGCGGGTTGGACATGGGTCCACGTTCAAGCTCGAGCTCGACCGCGCCGACCCGGCAGCCGTACTGCCGGATCCGCATCCTGCGGATCACGTCGACCACGACTATGGCGGGCTCGAAGGCGCCAAGATCCTGCTGATCGAAAACGACCTGGCCACCGCCGAGGCCATGGTCAGTCTGTTGGAAAAATGGGGCTGCGACGTCGTGGCGACGGCGTCGTTGAATGACGCTTTGCAGCGTTTGAGTGCGCTCGGGGCGGTCCCCGAGACGATCATCGCGGATCTCCACCTGGATGGCGACGAGAGCGGGCTTGCCGCCATCCGGGACATCAGGCAATTCCTCGGCCGAGATGTTGCGGCCATGATCGTGACCGCCGACTATTCCGAAGACGCAGCCAGGGAAGCAAGCCAATACGGGCTCGAGATCTTGACCAAGCCGGTCAGGCCTGCGGAGCTTCGCGCGCTGTTGTCGTTCTTGCTGTCTTGA
- a CDS encoding FIST N-terminal domain-containing protein encodes MGDADPRPPRPSGVTAAKSKAATEAAAAADICGQLPAEGLAMVLIFLSPHYDPNEFMVEVTTRLADVPVYGCTTAGELSPDGWDDNSVVALGFAAEDFTVFAQPIFGLSGFRVDEGRRLGNQMRQDLSRHGGRDDDGVFGLVLIDGMCQREEAIMSAIYASLDNIPLVGGSAGDGLRFERTWVFHDGKAHTDMAVLILIRTSLPFRLFKCDNFEPTSTKMVVTEADLEQRIVKQLNAEPAAEEYCRAIGIADSELDPFLFAAHPVLVRVGGSYFARSIQRVSPDGSLRFFCAIDEGMVLTAARSRNSVAAAREMLAEVRDEIGEVSIFIGFECILRRLDAEQHQFAREMSDLYRDNRIVGFHTYGEQYGSMHVNQTLTGVAIGKRGAAQP; translated from the coding sequence TCTGCGGCCAGTTGCCGGCCGAGGGGTTGGCGATGGTGCTGATCTTCCTGTCGCCCCACTACGATCCAAACGAGTTCATGGTGGAGGTGACGACCCGTCTTGCGGACGTCCCCGTATACGGCTGTACGACGGCCGGAGAGCTGTCGCCCGATGGCTGGGACGACAACAGCGTCGTCGCTCTCGGATTTGCCGCCGAGGATTTCACGGTATTCGCACAGCCCATCTTCGGGTTGTCGGGCTTTCGCGTCGATGAAGGACGTCGCCTCGGCAACCAGATGAGGCAGGACCTGTCGCGGCACGGTGGTCGCGACGACGACGGCGTATTCGGGCTCGTCCTGATCGACGGCATGTGCCAGCGCGAAGAGGCGATCATGTCGGCGATCTACGCCTCGCTCGACAATATTCCCCTGGTTGGCGGGTCGGCCGGCGACGGTCTGCGGTTCGAGCGCACCTGGGTCTTTCACGACGGCAAGGCCCACACGGACATGGCCGTGCTGATCCTGATCAGGACGTCATTGCCGTTCCGGCTGTTCAAATGCGACAATTTCGAGCCGACCTCGACCAAGATGGTGGTGACGGAGGCCGATCTCGAGCAGCGTATCGTCAAGCAGCTCAATGCCGAGCCGGCGGCGGAGGAATATTGTCGCGCGATCGGAATAGCCGATTCCGAGCTCGACCCGTTCCTGTTTGCGGCCCATCCGGTCCTGGTGCGCGTGGGAGGCTCCTATTTCGCGCGCTCGATTCAGCGCGTCAGCCCTGACGGCTCGCTCCGGTTCTTCTGCGCGATCGACGAAGGAATGGTGCTGACGGCGGCGAGGTCACGCAACTCCGTGGCGGCCGCCCGCGAGATGCTGGCCGAGGTCCGCGACGAGATCGGCGAGGTCTCGATCTTCATCGGTTTCGAGTGCATCCTCAGGCGTCTTGACGCAGAGCAGCATCAGTTTGCGCGGGAAATGTCCGATCTCTATCGCGACAACCGGATCGTCGGATTCCATACCTATGGCGAGCAGTACGGTTCAATGCACGTCAATCAGACGCTGACCGGGGTCGCGATCGGCAAACGTGGAGCGGCGCAGCCATGA